The DNA region CGGCGAGCGTACCCACGATCTCGTCCATTCCTTGGGGGCGGGCAGCGTCATGTTGGCTGATCCCACCAAGGAAAACGCCTATGGCATGGTGCGGGGGCGGACGGCCAACTATGTGGCCAACGAGGTCATGGCCGGGATACAGCAGTCGTTGTGTGCCGAAAACTGTTTCAACAAGTATAGGGCGTTCTTTGCTGCGGTGGGCGACAGCGTAAGTAATGCCATGTTCTTTCCTGAAGGGGTGATTGCGCACAGCGCCGCTACCCATGCTTCCGTGATTCTGGCCAGTGAGAACGGGTTCCAGCCGCCGATTGAATTCCTGGGCGACAAGTTCATTCCCCAGGGGTTGATACTGGAAGGCAAAGTTTTGCCTATGCACAAGCTGGGTAGGGATTTTTACCGTTATTTGACGTGATGCCAATTGAGATGAACATAAAGAAATCGGCCCGGATCATCCGGGCTTTTTTTATCCGAACAATCCGATTACGACTGCTCCGGCGGTCATGATGGCCGTGCCGAGGAGTCGGTAGCGTATGCCCTGTTCGCGAAAGAGGAGCCAGCCGTACAGGACCGAGAAGATGCCTGCCATGCGTTTGATGGTGATCATGTAGGCTGCCGTTACCATGGATATGGTCAGGTTGTGGCATATGAGTTCCAGGAAAAGAATGAGTCCCGCACCGAAACCGAGCAGGGGTTTACGAAGGATTGCCTTGAGGGAGGCCTTGCTGGTTACCACAAGGATGAGCGTCAGAAAGATACCGTATACGCAGAGCAGGACAGTTCCGGCGAACAGCGGGGAGGATTCGAGGATGATGACCTTGCCGCCTACGGAAGTCAGTCCGTAGAGGGCGGCCACGATCAGCATCATGACGGAACCGGGTTCATGCCAGATGGCTTTGAGGGGGCCGAGAAAACCGTTTCTCACGGCATCCAGATTGATGATGTACCCGCCCGCGACCACAAGAAGTATGCCTGTGATGCCATTGGAATTGATCTGTTCGTTCAGGATCAGATCGCCTGTGAACAACACGAAGACAGGGGTGAAGCTCAGGAACGGCAGGGTCAGTGACAGCGGGGATACGTGGATGGCCCTGAAATGGAGGACAATGGCTGCCATGATCAGGGGCAGGACCCATGCCAAGGTCGGGACGAATCCGGGGCCGATGGGCGGTATGTCGATGAAGAGCAGCGTGACCACGCAGAACGGCATGGCATAGATTATGGGAATGAGGGCTAAATCCCATGGCGAGACATCGGGGAAAAAGCGCTTCACGTATGCGGAATTCGTGGCCAGGAAAAAGGCGGCGCCCAGGGAGAGCAGAAACCAGATCATGAGTATTCTTTTACCGCACCATCGCTTCGGGCAGAGCGGTCAGGGAATGGTATGGGGTGGATCATGGTGTGGGCTATACCTCCTGTTCAATATAATGTAAAACTAACTTGCGATTTGCAAAGACCGGATGTAAGGACCGGTAAAGTTAAAGAAAAGGAGCCTGACGCGTCATGTTAAAACCGTCTGTCGGTATTGCCCTGGAAGGGCTGCCCTATATCATCATCGCTGCATTCACCACTCTGATCTTTGCCGTTATGGGGTTCTGGCCCGTGGCTCTGCTCGGACTGGGCGTCACCGCATTCATCGGTCATTTTT from Pseudodesulfovibrio sp. S3 includes:
- a CDS encoding DMT family transporter, whose protein sequence is MIWFLLSLGAAFFLATNSAYVKRFFPDVSPWDLALIPIIYAMPFCVVTLLFIDIPPIGPGFVPTLAWVLPLIMAAIVLHFRAIHVSPLSLTLPFLSFTPVFVLFTGDLILNEQINSNGITGILLVVAGGYIINLDAVRNGFLGPLKAIWHEPGSVMMLIVAALYGLTSVGGKVIILESSPLFAGTVLLCVYGIFLTLILVVTSKASLKAILRKPLLGFGAGLILFLELICHNLTISMVTAAYMITIKRMAGIFSVLYGWLLFREQGIRYRLLGTAIMTAGAVVIGLFG